A genomic region of Candidatus Bathyarchaeia archaeon contains the following coding sequences:
- the ilvE gene encoding branched-chain-amino-acid transaminase, producing MDKELLVYIDGEYYPKSQAKISVYDHGLLYGDGVFEGIRAYNGVVFKLKEHIDRLYRSAHAIMLQIPITKEQMINIVLETLRKNNLKDAYIRLIVTRGVGDLGLDPRKCSKPTIIVITDTITLHKSEAKEKGITAMLTWVKRDPVDATSHEIKSLNYLNSILAKIEANINGVDEAICLDKNGFVCEGVAENIFIIKNGRIYTPPSYTGALPGITAEVVKELAKNLGYEVIEKNITPYELFTADEVFFTGTAAEIIPVREINKRQIGNGKPGPVTKRLMEEFSKLVQNPKYGIPIY from the coding sequence TTGGATAAAGAGCTACTTGTCTATATAGACGGTGAATACTATCCAAAATCCCAAGCTAAAATATCCGTCTATGACCATGGACTTTTATATGGCGACGGAGTTTTCGAAGGAATCCGCGCCTACAATGGCGTAGTCTTCAAACTGAAAGAACATATTGATAGGCTTTACCGTTCAGCCCACGCCATAATGCTGCAAATCCCAATAACAAAGGAGCAGATGATAAACATAGTTCTGGAAACGCTGCGCAAAAACAACCTAAAAGACGCTTATATCCGCCTAATAGTGACGAGAGGCGTGGGCGACCTTGGTCTGGACCCAAGAAAATGCTCAAAACCCACGATAATCGTGATAACAGACACAATCACGCTTCATAAAAGCGAGGCTAAAGAAAAGGGCATAACAGCAATGCTAACATGGGTGAAGAGAGACCCCGTGGACGCGACAAGCCACGAAATAAAATCGCTGAACTATCTAAACAGCATACTCGCCAAAATAGAGGCAAACATAAACGGCGTAGACGAAGCCATATGCCTAGACAAAAACGGTTTTGTATGCGAAGGCGTAGCAGAAAACATATTTATAATAAAAAATGGGCGAATATACACACCGCCAAGCTACACTGGAGCCCTACCCGGAATAACAGCTGAGGTAGTAAAAGAGCTAGCAAAAAACCTCGGATACGAAGTTATAGAAAAGAACATAACCCCATACGAACTCTTCACAGCAGACGAGGTATTCTTCACCGGAACAGCAGCAGAAATTATACCGGTTAGAGAGATAAACAAGAGACAAATAGGAAACGGAAAACCAGGCCCGGTAACAAAGAGGCTCATGGAAGAGTTCTCGAAGCTGGTTCAAAATCCAAAATATGGAATACCAATCTATTAA
- a CDS encoding FAD-binding oxidoreductase: MTIYDAVVVGAGVIGLSTAYHIKRQNPNSKILVVDKFSAAGQGSTAKSMSAFRCLFSSPINYILSDSSVDFYNHVQTELGVDLKLFFIGYLWLLSEDDFAEMSPILKELAAKSLKYKVYEAEELAKQLNLTTCLRGDEEAELMGLKDVYKGIFIPKAGIVDADCVVKFYEEEFIRLGGEIRYGVKVEDLIVEACQPLGITGEPFFWQESRVSGVRTDFGIIRARKTILAAGAWIPQLLDSVGIECFIKPKKRQVFAVEAKNPLLRRLLFTEGFNSVSCIPFTILPKPRVLIRPFPTEGVFWLSYADDFPRAFKLEDDPQPEKNFYQYGIYQVLVKYFPQFRDCRPYSAFAGLYEINTLDGHPVVFEDRDLIVVGGASGSGIMKADAIGRIAAALYSGEEYALLYGGRKFKVSDLSIKERRVEPEKLQI; this comes from the coding sequence GTGACCATATATGATGCAGTTGTGGTTGGAGCCGGTGTTATCGGTTTATCAACCGCCTATCACATTAAAAGGCAAAATCCAAATTCAAAGATTTTAGTTGTTGACAAGTTTAGCGCTGCGGGGCAGGGAAGCACCGCAAAAAGCATGTCTGCATTCCGCTGCTTATTCTCCTCCCCAATAAATTATATTCTTTCAGACTCTTCTGTTGACTTCTATAATCACGTGCAAACAGAGCTCGGCGTCGACTTGAAGTTGTTTTTTATAGGATATTTGTGGCTTTTAAGCGAGGATGATTTTGCAGAAATGTCTCCAATTTTGAAGGAGTTAGCGGCTAAAAGTTTAAAGTATAAAGTGTATGAGGCTGAAGAGCTTGCCAAGCAGCTTAACTTAACCACATGTTTACGGGGCGATGAAGAAGCCGAGCTTATGGGGTTAAAGGATGTTTATAAGGGAATTTTTATCCCTAAAGCTGGAATTGTTGACGCTGACTGCGTTGTTAAGTTTTATGAGGAGGAGTTTATACGACTTGGCGGGGAAATTCGCTATGGCGTTAAAGTTGAGGATTTAATTGTTGAAGCATGCCAACCTCTTGGAATAACCGGGGAACCTTTCTTTTGGCAAGAGTCGAGGGTTTCGGGTGTAAGAACAGACTTTGGAATTATTAGGGCTAGGAAAACAATTTTGGCGGCTGGCGCTTGGATTCCTCAACTTTTAGACAGCGTTGGAATTGAGTGTTTTATAAAGCCTAAAAAGAGGCAAGTTTTTGCTGTGGAAGCCAAAAATCCCCTTTTAAGGCGTTTGCTCTTCACAGAAGGGTTCAATTCTGTTAGTTGTATACCCTTCACTATTCTGCCAAAACCGAGGGTTTTAATAAGGCCCTTTCCAACAGAGGGAGTTTTTTGGCTCAGCTACGCCGATGACTTTCCAAGAGCTTTCAAACTTGAAGATGACCCTCAACCCGAGAAAAACTTTTACCAATATGGAATATACCAAGTTCTCGTGAAATATTTTCCCCAGTTTAGAGATTGCCGTCCATATTCTGCTTTTGCTGGACTTTATGAGATTAACACTTTGGATGGGCATCCTGTTGTTTTTGAGGATAGGGATTTAATTGTTGTCGGCGGTGCTAGTGGAAGTGGTATTATGAAGGCGGATGCCATTGGCAGAATAGCTGCAGCCCTTTATAGCGGCGAGGAATACGCACTTCTTTATGGTGGTAGAAAATTCAAGGTTAGCGATTTAAGTATAAAAGAGAGGCGTGTTGAGCCGGAG
- a CDS encoding aminotransferase class I/II-fold pyridoxal phosphate-dependent enzyme: protein MKVTERVRTIEYAIRDVIVYAKALARAGKKIYYLNIGDPVAFDFDTPEHIKQALFEAVRGGANAYSASEGLPELREAISKKEKRLNGVDISADDVIVTSGISEGIQMVMAALVDAGDEVLLPGPTYSPYISYTKFFGGKPVTYETVEEQGWQPNVDDLRRKISDKTRAIVVINPNNPCGALYDEKILKQILDLAAEHGVPVISDEIYDQLVFEKKFVSTASLAKDVPVIGMNGFSKAYLMTGWRLGYIYFYSPKGELKELKECVEREARIRICANTPVQKAGVAALKGPQDHIREMVSKLRVRRDYAWKRLNEIEGISCTKPEAAFYVFPKIHDIGSRWKTDFEFVLELLKETGVLFVHGSGFCPVYGASHVRGVFLPPIETLEEAFNLLEGFMKESR from the coding sequence GTGAAGGTTACTGAAAGGGTTCGCACCATTGAATATGCCATCCGCGACGTGATTGTCTATGCCAAGGCGTTGGCAAGGGCTGGCAAGAAAATTTATTATCTAAACATTGGAGATCCTGTAGCTTTTGATTTTGATACACCCGAACATATTAAGCAAGCCTTATTTGAAGCTGTTAGAGGCGGAGCCAACGCTTACTCTGCTTCTGAAGGTTTGCCAGAACTTAGGGAAGCCATTAGCAAGAAGGAAAAACGTTTGAATGGTGTGGATATTTCGGCTGATGATGTCATTGTTACATCTGGAATTTCTGAGGGTATTCAGATGGTTATGGCTGCCCTTGTTGATGCCGGGGATGAGGTTCTTCTTCCAGGTCCGACTTACTCACCTTACATTTCGTATACGAAGTTTTTTGGTGGAAAACCTGTCACCTATGAAACCGTTGAAGAGCAAGGGTGGCAGCCAAATGTTGATGATTTGAGAAGAAAGATTTCTGACAAGACCCGGGCAATAGTTGTCATCAACCCTAATAATCCGTGCGGCGCCCTTTACGATGAGAAGATCCTGAAGCAGATTTTGGATTTAGCTGCTGAGCATGGCGTTCCAGTCATATCTGATGAAATTTACGACCAGCTTGTTTTCGAAAAGAAGTTTGTAAGTACCGCAAGCCTCGCCAAAGATGTTCCTGTTATTGGAATGAACGGCTTTTCAAAAGCCTATTTAATGACGGGTTGGAGGCTTGGTTACATATACTTTTACAGCCCAAAAGGTGAGCTTAAAGAGTTGAAGGAGTGTGTGGAGAGGGAGGCTAGGATAAGGATTTGTGCCAACACTCCGGTGCAGAAGGCTGGTGTAGCCGCACTAAAAGGTCCACAAGATCATATTCGTGAGATGGTTTCCAAGCTTAGGGTTAGGAGGGATTACGCATGGAAAAGGCTTAATGAAATTGAGGGGATAAGTTGCACAAAGCCGGAGGCAGCCTTTTATGTTTTCCCAAAGATTCATGATATCGGCTCAAGATGGAAGACTGACTTTGAGTTTGTGTTGGAGCTTTTAAAAGAAACTGGTGTGCTGTTTGTGCACGGCTCTGGTTTCTGCCCAGTTTACGGCGCTAGTCATGTAAGGGGTGTTTTCTTGCCGCCCATTGAAACCCTTGAAGAGGCTTTTAATCTGCTGGAAGGTTTCATGAAAGAGAGTAGGTAA
- a CDS encoding threonine--tRNA ligase: MRILQLHSNYIEYKPIQKEIAIAEETDKEIKRLEEIVVLFTAVEEGDDERVAKKAIEEVKSFLEKLKVNRVLIYPYAHLSSNLAKPSEALKVVRAMEAYAKAEGIETYRAPFGWNKQFTISIKGHPLAEQSRVILPAKEEREAEKVSEALKAEEKLESFWYILQPDGKIVPVEEFDFRGHENLEKFAKYEISKVRASQQMPPHVPLMKRLEIADYEAGSDPGNIRWYPKGRLIKSLIEQYVTAKVIEYGAMEVETPVMYDFSHPSLADYLNRFPARQYLLKSEDKELFLRFAACFGQFLMVHDTQFSYKHMPLKVYELTRYSFRREKSGEVVGLRRLRAFTMPDCHAFCTDLEQAKKEFVTRFKLCIQVLEGIGLSKEDYEAAIRFTKDFYEQNKDFIVDLAKIFGKPVLVEMWKEPFFYFRLKWDFNFVDNQDKAAALSTDQIDVENAKRYDITYVDEKGERHHPLILHCSPSGAVERCIYALLEKAYKQQQKGEPPMLPVWLSPTQVRIIPMSDKYIEHCGKLAEKLETNQIRVDIDDRPLTLQKRVREAEMEWIPYIIVAGQKEIDSEVLPVRDRKAKQIRKMKLDELIGEIKSHMRDKPFKPLPLPKYVSKRPQFYG, encoded by the coding sequence ATGAGGATACTGCAACTGCACTCCAACTACATCGAGTATAAGCCTATCCAGAAAGAAATTGCCATAGCCGAAGAAACAGACAAGGAAATAAAACGCTTAGAAGAAATCGTCGTTTTGTTCACGGCGGTGGAAGAAGGCGACGACGAAAGAGTAGCCAAAAAAGCCATTGAAGAGGTTAAATCCTTCCTTGAAAAGCTGAAAGTAAACCGCGTTCTAATATATCCATACGCGCATCTCAGCAGCAACCTCGCCAAACCATCAGAGGCGCTAAAAGTTGTAAGGGCCATGGAGGCTTATGCAAAAGCCGAGGGCATAGAAACATACCGCGCACCCTTCGGCTGGAACAAGCAATTCACAATATCAATAAAGGGGCATCCTTTGGCAGAGCAATCCCGCGTTATATTACCAGCAAAAGAGGAGAGGGAAGCCGAAAAAGTTTCAGAAGCGCTTAAAGCCGAAGAAAAGCTGGAGTCCTTCTGGTATATTCTCCAGCCTGACGGCAAAATAGTTCCAGTGGAAGAGTTTGACTTCCGTGGGCATGAAAACCTTGAAAAGTTTGCCAAATATGAAATTTCAAAAGTTAGGGCTAGCCAGCAAATGCCGCCCCACGTGCCTTTGATGAAGAGGCTTGAAATAGCCGACTACGAGGCTGGAAGCGACCCTGGAAATATCCGATGGTACCCAAAGGGTAGGCTCATAAAATCGCTTATAGAACAATACGTGACAGCCAAAGTTATAGAATACGGAGCGATGGAAGTTGAAACGCCAGTCATGTACGACTTCAGCCATCCAAGCCTAGCCGATTACTTAAACCGTTTTCCAGCGAGGCAGTACCTCCTAAAATCAGAGGATAAAGAACTCTTCCTGCGCTTCGCCGCGTGTTTCGGGCAGTTCTTGATGGTTCATGACACCCAGTTTTCTTATAAGCATATGCCACTAAAAGTTTACGAGCTAACTCGCTACAGTTTCAGAAGAGAAAAAAGCGGCGAGGTCGTAGGCTTAAGAAGGCTTAGGGCGTTCACGATGCCCGACTGCCACGCCTTCTGTACAGACCTAGAACAAGCCAAAAAAGAGTTTGTTACGCGGTTCAAACTTTGCATACAAGTATTAGAAGGTATAGGCTTATCAAAAGAGGATTATGAGGCGGCAATCCGCTTCACAAAAGACTTCTACGAACAAAACAAAGACTTCATCGTGGACCTAGCAAAAATCTTCGGCAAACCCGTCCTCGTTGAAATGTGGAAGGAACCATTCTTTTATTTCAGGCTAAAATGGGACTTCAACTTCGTCGACAACCAAGACAAGGCTGCCGCGTTATCAACAGACCAGATAGACGTAGAAAACGCCAAAAGATACGACATAACCTACGTGGATGAAAAGGGTGAAAGGCATCATCCACTCATATTACACTGCTCTCCAAGCGGTGCCGTGGAACGCTGCATATACGCGCTTTTAGAAAAAGCCTACAAACAGCAACAGAAAGGCGAACCACCCATGCTTCCAGTTTGGCTTTCACCAACACAAGTGCGCATAATCCCCATGTCAGACAAATACATTGAACACTGTGGAAAATTAGCGGAAAAACTTGAAACCAACCAAATCCGCGTCGACATAGACGACAGACCCTTAACACTGCAAAAACGCGTCAGAGAAGCAGAAATGGAATGGATACCCTACATAATAGTTGCAGGACAAAAGGAAATAGATTCTGAAGTGCTTCCGGTAAGAGACAGAAAGGCTAAACAAATACGCAAAATGAAACTTGACGAACTTATAGGCGAAATCAAAAGCCACATGCGTGATAAGCCTTTCAAACCGCTGCCCTTGCCAAAATATGTTTCAAAAAGACCTCAATTCTACGGCTAA